One Pseudorhodoplanes sinuspersici DNA segment encodes these proteins:
- a CDS encoding MarC family protein, which translates to MPFDFFISALVTLLVVVDPLGLVPIFVSLTKGLPAKARRQVALRASLIAFAILCGATLIGSWLLNKLGIGLPAFRIAGGLLLFSIASEMVFGVRIVRKSHEAEAAIDDQVRNIAAFPLAIPLMAGPGAITAAILLAGRAGQDIVRLGSLIAVIAIVLISCLLAFMIGARLAKLLGVTGNIVLERLLGVILAALAVQFVIDGVRAAWA; encoded by the coding sequence ATGCCGTTCGACTTCTTCATCTCGGCCCTCGTCACTCTGCTGGTTGTGGTCGATCCGCTCGGGCTCGTGCCGATCTTCGTCTCGTTGACGAAGGGGCTGCCGGCCAAGGCGCGCCGTCAGGTCGCGCTGCGCGCCAGCCTGATTGCCTTTGCCATCCTGTGCGGGGCAACGCTGATTGGCAGTTGGCTCCTGAACAAGCTGGGCATCGGCCTGCCGGCGTTCCGCATCGCCGGCGGCCTGCTGCTGTTCTCGATCGCCTCAGAAATGGTGTTCGGCGTGCGCATCGTGCGGAAATCGCATGAGGCGGAAGCGGCGATCGACGATCAGGTGCGCAATATCGCCGCCTTCCCGCTGGCGATCCCGCTGATGGCCGGCCCCGGCGCGATCACCGCCGCCATTCTCCTGGCTGGACGCGCCGGCCAGGACATCGTCCGCCTGGGCAGTCTGATTGCGGTCATCGCCATCGTGCTGATTTCGTGCCTGCTCGCCTTCATGATCGGCGCGCGACTGGCGAAACTGCTCGGCGTCACCGGCAACATCGTGCTGGAGCGCCTGCTCGGCGTCATCCTCGCCGCGCTCGCCGTGCAATTCGTGATCGACGGCGTGCGCGCGGCGTGGGCTTAA
- a CDS encoding DUF4337 domain-containing protein, with translation MQAEDASELMDQEKIHDRFKQRAAIAIAFFAMLLAITGLGGQNATKEALNSNIQASNYWSFFQAKNVRQTVYQLAADEFELAWLNDTTLSPEARAALKTKAEAYRKTVARYESEPETNEGKKELISRAKEEEGKREHALKQDPYFDYAEALLQIAIVLISVAIVADLVWLSFFGGAIGAIGGLLMVNGYLLLVNVPFLS, from the coding sequence ATGCAGGCGGAAGACGCAAGCGAGCTGATGGATCAGGAAAAGATCCACGACAGGTTCAAGCAAAGAGCTGCGATCGCGATCGCTTTCTTCGCCATGCTGCTGGCGATCACCGGGCTTGGCGGTCAGAATGCGACCAAGGAAGCGCTTAACAGCAATATCCAGGCCTCGAACTACTGGAGTTTTTTCCAGGCCAAGAATGTGCGCCAGACCGTCTATCAACTGGCCGCCGACGAATTCGAGCTGGCGTGGCTGAACGACACGACATTATCGCCGGAGGCGAGGGCGGCTTTGAAGACAAAGGCCGAAGCCTACCGCAAGACCGTCGCGCGCTATGAAAGCGAGCCGGAGACCAACGAAGGCAAGAAAGAGCTCATCTCGCGCGCCAAGGAAGAAGAAGGCAAGCGCGAGCACGCGCTGAAACAGGATCCTTATTTCGATTACGCCGAAGCGCTGCTGCAGATTGCGATCGTGCTGATTTCGGTCGCGATCGTTGCCGATCTGGTCTGGCTCAGCTTTTTCGGCGGCGCGATCGGTGCGATCGGCGGGCTTTTGATGGTCAACGGCTATCTGCTGCTGGTGAACGTGCCGTTCCTCAGTTGA
- the gyrA gene encoding DNA gyrase subunit A has product MSEPENPASGGSLPPDIRPVSITEEMKRSYLDYAMSVIVSRALPDARDGLKPVHRRILYSMNEQGHTPDKKYVKSARIVGDVMGKYHPHGDQAIYDSLVRMAQDFSMRLMLIDGQGNFGSVDGDPPAAMRYTESRLARPAMSLLADIDSDTVDFNPNYDGNEREPAVLPARFPNLLANGAGGIAVGMATNIPPHNLGELIDACVAMIDDPAISIDDLNAIIPGPDFPTGGVILGRGGIRNAYHTGRGSIMMRGKVEMETVRKEREAIVVTEIPYQVNKATMVERIAELVREKKIEGVADLRDESNREGYRVVIELKRDAIPDVVLNQLYRYTPLQTSFGANMVALDGGRPLLMNLKDLLSSFLAFREEVVSRRTKFLLNKARDRAHVLVGLAIAVANIDEIIRLIRASKDANAAREALIARDWPARDVEAMITLIDDPRHRINEDGTYKLSETQARAILDLRLQRLTALGVEEIQAELDKLAAEISNYLDILRSRARIQQIVKDELAEVRDAFATPRRTEIVEQMDEVEEEDLIHREDMVVTVSHQGYIKRVPLSTYRAQRRGGKGRAGMQTRDEDFVARLFVASTHAPMLYFSSLGRVYKLKVWKLPVAAPQARGKALINILPLAQGERITTIMPLPEDETTWSELDVMFATTSGTVRRNKLSDFADVRPSGIIAMKLEDGEAIVDVQICTEKDDVLLTAAGGQCIRFAVPEVRVFTGRTSRGVRGIALAEGDTLISMTILRHVEASSEERVAYLRRANAVRRGGEADETAPADAEETNGNGIELGEARYVEMSAAEQFVLTLSERGYGKRTSSYEYRITGRGGKGITAMAITQKNGKIVASFPVEESDQIMLVTDAGKLIRTGVSGIRIAGRSTQGVIVFDTAEDERVVSVERLSDDGEDVSNGS; this is encoded by the coding sequence TTGTCTGAACCTGAAAATCCCGCGTCCGGAGGCTCCCTGCCGCCGGATATTCGCCCCGTGTCGATCACGGAGGAAATGAAGCGCTCGTATCTCGATTACGCCATGAGCGTGATCGTCTCGCGTGCGCTGCCGGACGCGCGTGACGGCCTCAAGCCCGTGCATCGGCGCATCCTCTATTCGATGAACGAGCAGGGGCATACGCCCGACAAGAAATACGTGAAATCGGCGCGTATCGTCGGTGACGTGATGGGTAAATATCACCCGCACGGCGACCAGGCGATCTATGACTCGCTGGTGCGTATGGCGCAGGATTTCTCCATGCGCCTGATGCTGATCGACGGGCAGGGCAATTTCGGCTCGGTCGACGGCGATCCACCCGCGGCGATGCGTTATACAGAATCGCGCCTGGCGCGTCCGGCGATGTCGCTTCTGGCCGACATCGACAGCGACACCGTCGATTTCAATCCGAACTATGACGGCAACGAAAGAGAGCCGGCGGTTCTGCCGGCGCGTTTCCCCAATCTTCTGGCCAATGGCGCCGGCGGCATCGCCGTCGGCATGGCGACCAATATTCCGCCGCATAATCTCGGCGAACTGATCGACGCTTGCGTCGCGATGATCGACGATCCGGCGATCTCGATCGACGACCTCAACGCGATCATTCCGGGACCCGATTTCCCGACCGGCGGCGTGATCCTTGGCCGCGGCGGCATCCGCAACGCTTATCACACCGGCCGCGGCTCGATCATGATGCGCGGCAAGGTCGAGATGGAGACGGTCCGCAAGGAGCGGGAAGCCATCGTCGTCACCGAAATCCCGTATCAGGTGAACAAAGCCACAATGGTTGAGCGCATCGCCGAACTGGTGCGCGAGAAGAAGATCGAGGGTGTCGCCGACCTGCGCGACGAGTCCAACCGCGAAGGCTATCGCGTCGTCATCGAACTGAAGCGCGATGCCATTCCCGATGTCGTGCTGAACCAGCTTTATCGCTACACGCCGCTGCAGACCTCGTTCGGCGCCAATATGGTGGCGCTGGATGGTGGCCGCCCGCTGCTGATGAACCTGAAGGACCTGTTGTCGTCCTTCCTGGCGTTCCGCGAAGAGGTGGTGTCGCGGCGCACCAAATTCCTGCTCAACAAGGCGCGCGACCGCGCGCATGTGTTGGTCGGTCTGGCCATCGCCGTCGCCAATATCGACGAGATCATCCGGCTGATCCGGGCATCGAAAGACGCCAACGCGGCGCGCGAGGCGTTGATCGCGCGCGACTGGCCGGCCCGGGATGTCGAGGCGATGATCACGCTGATCGACGATCCGCGTCACCGCATCAACGAAGACGGCACCTACAAGCTCTCCGAGACCCAGGCACGCGCCATTCTCGACCTGCGGCTGCAGCGCCTGACCGCGCTCGGCGTCGAGGAAATCCAGGCCGAACTGGACAAGCTGGCGGCCGAGATCAGCAATTATCTCGATATCCTGCGCTCGCGCGCGCGGATCCAGCAGATCGTCAAGGACGAACTGGCGGAAGTGAGGGACGCCTTCGCGACGCCGCGCCGCACCGAGATCGTCGAACAGATGGACGAGGTGGAGGAGGAAGATCTCATCCACCGCGAGGACATGGTCGTCACCGTCTCGCATCAGGGTTACATCAAGCGCGTGCCGCTCTCGACCTATCGGGCGCAGCGCCGCGGCGGCAAAGGCCGTGCCGGCATGCAGACACGGGACGAGGATTTCGTCGCGCGGCTGTTCGTGGCCTCGACCCACGCGCCGATGCTGTATTTCTCCTCGCTCGGCCGCGTCTACAAGCTGAAGGTCTGGAAGCTGCCGGTGGCAGCACCACAGGCGCGCGGCAAGGCGCTGATCAATATCCTGCCGCTGGCGCAGGGCGAGCGCATCACCACCATCATGCCGTTGCCGGAAGACGAGACGACGTGGTCCGAACTCGATGTGATGTTCGCGACCACCAGCGGCACCGTGCGACGTAACAAGCTGTCCGATTTCGCCGACGTGCGTCCGTCCGGCATCATCGCCATGAAGCTTGAAGATGGCGAGGCGATCGTCGACGTGCAGATCTGCACCGAGAAGGACGACGTGCTGCTGACGGCCGCCGGCGGCCAATGCATCCGCTTTGCTGTGCCGGAAGTACGTGTCTTCACCGGCCGTACATCGCGCGGCGTGCGCGGCATTGCGCTGGCCGAAGGCGATACGCTCATCTCGATGACGATCCTGCGTCATGTGGAGGCCTCGTCCGAAGAACGCGTCGCTTATCTGCGCCGGGCCAATGCCGTGCGTCGCGGTGGCGAAGCCGACGAGACCGCGCCGGCCGACGCAGAGGAGACCAATGGCAACGGCATCGAACTGGGCGAGGCGCGCTATGTCGAGATGTCGGCAGCCGAGCAATTCGTGCTGACACTCTCCGAACGCGGCTATGGCAAGCGCACATCGTCGTACGAGTACCGGATCACCGGCCGCGGCGGCAAAGGCATCACCGCCATGGCGATCACGCAGAAGAACGGCAAGATCGTCGCCTCCTTCCCGGTGGAAGAGTCGGATCAGATCATGCTGGTCACCGATGCGGGCAAGCTGATCCGCACCGGTGTCAGCGGCATCCGCATCGCCGGCCGGTCGACGCAGGGTGTGATCGTGTTCGACACGGCGGAAGACGAGCGGGTGGTGTCGGTCGAGCGGCTGTCCGACGACGGCGAAGACGTCTCCAACGGATCGTAA
- a CDS encoding peptidylprolyl isomerase yields the protein MATDPENTLKLETTQGDVVIAMRPDLAPNHVARIKELVREGFYDGIVFHRVIDGFMAQTGCPHGTGTGGSGKKLKAEFNAEPHVRGTASMARAQNPDSGDSQFFICFDDAPFLNKQYTVWGKVVEGMENVDKIKRGEPVQNPDKIIKATMLADA from the coding sequence ATGGCGACCGATCCCGAAAACACGCTGAAGCTCGAAACCACCCAGGGCGATGTCGTCATTGCCATGCGGCCGGACCTCGCGCCGAACCATGTGGCGCGCATCAAGGAACTGGTGCGAGAAGGCTTCTATGACGGCATCGTCTTTCACCGCGTGATCGACGGCTTCATGGCGCAGACCGGCTGCCCGCACGGTACCGGTACCGGCGGCTCGGGCAAGAAGCTGAAGGCCGAGTTCAATGCCGAACCGCATGTGCGCGGCACCGCCTCGATGGCACGGGCGCAGAACCCCGATTCCGGCGACAGCCAGTTCTTCATCTGCTTCGACGACGCGCCGTTCTTGAACAAGCAATACACGGTCTGGGGCAAGGTCGTTGAAGGCATGGAGAATGTCGACAAGATCAAGCGCGGCGAGCCGGTACAGAATCCCGACAAGATCATCAAGGCGACGATGCTGGCGGACGCTTGA
- the ligD gene encoding DNA ligase D, with protein sequence MPRGSLRDYHAKRDFKLTAEPKGVVGKRKSTGLRYLIQKHDASRLHYDFRLEWNGTLLSWAVPKGPSENPDDKRLAVHVEDHPIEYGDFEGTIPEGQYGGGTVMLWDTGTWEPHEDDVDASLKKGKLGFTLYGKRLKGNWALVKLRRRSPKDKDNWLLIKEHDEYERKTGKLTVERETSSVKSGRAMDEIAAGKTVWQSNRGNGRGSSRGSSEVEEIIAGPARTKSASGSKKKSLSQSSEKPPSKTSSVGKTSIARLPAFIAPQLATLVEAPPSGNNWLHEIKYDGYRAVAAVAGDKVAIWTRNALNWTDKFRSLVPALLKLPCESALLDGEIAVADAEGRTDFGALQNALSEGAGRMAYYLFDLLLLDGKDLRQRPLIERKDILRDLLSSSAGKGPLIYSDHVVGHGEETFAQASKLKLEGLISKEAGAPYRSGRTRSWLKSKCGFEQEFVIIGWRPSTKAGRPFSSLLLAVREGDHYRYAGRVGSGYSGAGLESLSKQFKALARKTPPVKDVPPDIARRAKFIEPQLVAEIAFRGWTRDGLVRQASFKGLRSDKPAKEIVKETPMPTRKVAKAAATSAKKAASKSAPKASSARRKAAAPRKPVRSSASDGAEQIEGVRVTHPDKVLFAAQDVTKRELIDHYLSIADAMLPHIVDRPISLVRCPSGSGGSCFYQKHASDGFPGEFKSISIREKSGTDKYLYIEDERGLIAAVQVGVLELHLWCCHVDDVEKPDRLIFDFDPDEGLDFIHVREAAKEMRARLKDLGLESFPMVTGGKGVHVVAPLKPGHSWDEHREFAEALARVMAEEHPDRFVANMSKAKRKGKIFVDYLRNQRGATAICPFSTRARPGAYVAMPVSWQKLARLDNAHPVAVGEAAKFLGRSDPWPGYFKLRQPLPRM encoded by the coding sequence ATGCCGCGCGGCAGCCTTCGCGACTATCACGCCAAGCGGGACTTCAAGCTAACGGCCGAGCCGAAGGGCGTCGTCGGCAAACGCAAGTCGACCGGTTTGCGCTACCTGATCCAGAAGCATGACGCATCACGCCTGCATTACGATTTCCGGCTGGAATGGAACGGCACGCTGCTGAGCTGGGCGGTGCCGAAAGGACCGAGCGAGAATCCCGACGACAAGCGTCTTGCGGTGCATGTCGAGGATCATCCGATCGAATATGGCGATTTCGAAGGCACGATTCCCGAAGGACAATATGGCGGCGGCACGGTGATGCTGTGGGACACCGGCACCTGGGAGCCGCATGAAGACGATGTCGATGCCTCGCTGAAGAAGGGCAAGCTTGGCTTCACATTGTATGGCAAACGGCTGAAGGGAAACTGGGCGCTGGTGAAACTTCGCCGGCGCAGCCCCAAAGACAAGGACAATTGGCTGCTGATCAAGGAGCATGACGAATACGAGCGCAAGACCGGCAAGCTGACGGTCGAGCGCGAGACGTCGAGCGTGAAATCCGGCCGGGCAATGGATGAGATCGCCGCCGGCAAGACGGTCTGGCAATCGAACCGGGGAAACGGGCGCGGGTCTTCACGTGGGTCTTCGGAAGTCGAAGAGATCATTGCGGGACCGGCGAGAACGAAAAGCGCCAGCGGCTCAAAAAAAAAGTCCTTAAGTCAGTCAAGCGAAAAGCCGCCAAGCAAAACATCAAGCGTAGGCAAAACGTCAATCGCAAGACTGCCGGCCTTCATAGCGCCGCAGCTCGCAACACTGGTCGAGGCCCCGCCAAGCGGAAATAACTGGCTGCACGAAATCAAATATGACGGCTATCGCGCGGTCGCGGCGGTTGCCGGCGACAAGGTCGCGATCTGGACGCGCAACGCGCTGAATTGGACCGACAAATTCCGGTCGCTGGTCCCGGCCTTGCTGAAGCTTCCCTGCGAGAGCGCATTGCTGGACGGCGAGATCGCCGTTGCTGATGCGGAGGGCCGTACCGATTTCGGGGCGCTGCAGAATGCGCTGAGCGAAGGGGCGGGCCGCATGGCCTATTATCTCTTCGATCTGTTGCTTCTCGATGGGAAGGATTTGCGCCAGCGTCCGTTGATCGAGCGCAAGGACATACTGCGCGATCTTTTGTCATCCTCGGCCGGCAAGGGACCGCTGATCTATTCCGACCACGTGGTCGGTCATGGCGAAGAAACCTTTGCGCAAGCGAGCAAGCTCAAGCTGGAAGGCCTGATCTCGAAAGAGGCCGGTGCGCCGTATCGTTCGGGCCGCACGCGGAGCTGGCTGAAAAGCAAATGCGGTTTCGAGCAGGAATTCGTCATCATCGGCTGGCGGCCATCGACCAAGGCAGGACGGCCATTCTCATCCTTGCTGCTGGCGGTGCGCGAGGGCGATCATTATCGGTATGCCGGGCGCGTCGGCAGCGGCTATTCGGGGGCAGGACTCGAAAGCCTGTCGAAGCAGTTCAAGGCGCTGGCGCGCAAGACGCCGCCGGTGAAGGATGTGCCGCCGGACATCGCGCGGCGCGCGAAGTTCATCGAACCGCAGCTCGTCGCCGAAATCGCCTTTCGCGGCTGGACGCGCGATGGCCTCGTCCGGCAGGCGTCGTTCAAGGGATTGCGCAGCGACAAGCCCGCAAAAGAGATCGTGAAGGAGACGCCGATGCCGACACGCAAGGTGGCCAAGGCTGCTGCGACATCCGCAAAGAAGGCGGCAAGCAAGTCTGCGCCGAAAGCGAGCAGCGCGCGGCGGAAGGCGGCGGCCCCGCGCAAGCCTGTCCGTTCGTCCGCCAGCGACGGTGCAGAGCAAATCGAAGGCGTCCGCGTCACCCATCCCGATAAGGTGCTGTTCGCGGCCCAGGACGTCACCAAGCGCGAGTTGATCGATCATTATCTGTCGATTGCCGATGCGATGCTGCCGCATATTGTTGACCGGCCGATCAGCCTCGTGCGCTGTCCGAGTGGCAGCGGCGGATCGTGCTTCTATCAGAAGCATGCCTCGGATGGCTTTCCCGGCGAGTTCAAGTCGATCAGCATTCGCGAGAAATCGGGCACCGACAAATATCTCTATATCGAGGACGAGCGCGGGCTCATCGCCGCGGTGCAGGTGGGCGTGCTGGAACTGCATCTGTGGTGCTGCCATGTCGACGATGTCGAGAAGCCGGACCGGCTGATCTTCGATTTCGATCCCGACGAGGGGCTCGACTTCATACATGTCAGGGAAGCGGCGAAGGAGATGCGCGCCCGGCTGAAGGATCTCGGTCTTGAATCCTTCCCGATGGTGACGGGCGGGAAGGGCGTGCATGTGGTCGCACCGCTCAAGCCCGGCCATAGCTGGGACGAGCATCGCGAATTCGCCGAAGCGCTGGCGCGGGTGATGGCGGAGGAGCATCCCGACCGTTTCGTCGCCAACATGTCGAAGGCCAAGCGCAAGGGAAAGATCTTCGTCGATTATCTGCGCAACCAGCGCGGCGCGACGGCGATCTGCCCGTTCTCGACGCGGGCGCGGCCAGGTGCCTATGTCGCGATGCCGGTGTCGTGGCAGAAGCTGGCCCGGCTCGACAATGCGCATCCGGTGGCGGTGGGCGAGGCGGCAAAGTTTTTGGGCCGCAGCGATCCCTGGCCGGGCTACTTCAAGCTCAGGCAGCCGCTGCCGAGGATGTAG
- a CDS encoding outer membrane protein produces the protein MRLLVSTTVVAAALSFGAAQAADMARPVYKAPPAPPPVTIYNWSGLYIGGQVGGAFMDADWATDATINGLFINNTHSKDNWIAGGQVGWRGQWGNWVLGVEGMWSGTDLQITEASVALANLGFPDRFRTTDIDQLYSVTGQIGYAWDRWLAYAKGGWAGASVELSTLNATNGVTSSVSGNASGWTVGGGVEYAFAPNWSFAVEYNYYDLTMGDKLTTQTNGSPASYIDFDTQIHTIMGRLNYTFNWGKTPAPVMAKY, from the coding sequence ATGCGGCTTCTCGTTTCAACAACCGTCGTCGCGGCGGCGCTCAGCTTCGGCGCGGCACAAGCTGCCGACATGGCTCGGCCGGTGTACAAGGCACCGCCGGCTCCGCCGCCGGTAACGATTTACAACTGGTCGGGTCTCTATATCGGCGGTCAGGTCGGCGGCGCATTCATGGATGCCGATTGGGCAACCGATGCGACGATCAACGGCCTCTTCATCAACAACACCCACAGCAAAGATAACTGGATCGCCGGTGGTCAGGTTGGCTGGCGCGGGCAATGGGGCAACTGGGTTCTCGGTGTCGAAGGCATGTGGTCCGGTACGGACCTGCAGATCACCGAAGCGTCGGTCGCGCTTGCCAATCTCGGCTTCCCGGATCGCTTCCGCACCACCGACATCGACCAGCTGTATTCAGTAACCGGTCAGATCGGTTATGCCTGGGATCGCTGGCTCGCTTACGCCAAGGGTGGCTGGGCCGGCGCCAGTGTCGAACTCTCCACGCTGAATGCGACGAACGGCGTCACCTCCTCCGTCTCTGGCAATGCCAGCGGCTGGACGGTTGGCGGCGGCGTTGAATATGCCTTCGCGCCGAACTGGAGCTTCGCGGTCGAATACAATTACTACGACCTGACGATGGGCGATAAGCTCACCACTCAAACCAATGGCTCCCCCGCCAGCTACATCGACTTCGATACGCAGATCCACACCATCATGGGCCGCCTGAACTACACCTTCAATTGGGGCAAGACCCCGGCCCCGGTGATGGCGAAATACTGA
- a CDS encoding Ku protein, which produces MATRAYWSGRIRLALVSIPVEVVSATKTSSRISFHQIHEPSGKRIRYEKVVPGIGPVDTDEIVKGYEVEKGKYVLLSDEEIADVKLEAKKSIDLVQFVDADAIEQIYFEKPFYILPSEEDEDAEEAYIVLRDALKKTNKIGLGQIVVRGQGSIVAIKPFGKGLLMETLRYADEVKKADTVFEDVPAKKVDADLIDLAEELIDKKSGEFHPEKFKDTYTVALRELIKAKQENRPPREIEEAPPASNVINLMDALKRSVRGGSAETTKAEKSESGGTRKAARKTKSTGKPAKKSARKTSGRRRAA; this is translated from the coding sequence ATGGCCACGCGTGCGTATTGGTCCGGCCGTATTCGATTGGCGTTGGTTTCAATCCCTGTGGAAGTGGTGTCGGCCACCAAGACGTCAAGCCGAATTTCCTTTCATCAGATCCACGAGCCGAGCGGAAAACGCATCCGCTACGAGAAGGTCGTGCCCGGCATCGGTCCGGTCGATACTGATGAAATCGTCAAAGGTTATGAGGTCGAGAAGGGCAAATATGTGCTGCTCTCCGACGAAGAAATCGCCGATGTGAAACTGGAAGCGAAGAAGTCGATCGATCTCGTGCAATTCGTCGATGCCGACGCGATCGAACAGATCTATTTCGAGAAGCCGTTCTATATCCTGCCATCCGAGGAAGACGAAGATGCCGAAGAGGCCTATATCGTCCTGCGCGATGCGCTGAAGAAAACAAACAAGATCGGGCTTGGCCAGATCGTCGTGCGCGGGCAGGGCTCGATCGTTGCGATCAAGCCATTCGGCAAGGGCCTGTTGATGGAGACACTGCGCTACGCCGACGAAGTGAAGAAGGCGGACACGGTGTTCGAGGATGTGCCGGCGAAGAAAGTCGACGCCGATCTGATCGATCTTGCGGAAGAATTGATCGACAAGAAGTCCGGTGAATTCCATCCGGAGAAATTCAAGGACACCTACACGGTTGCGCTGCGCGAACTGATCAAGGCGAAGCAGGAAAACCGTCCGCCGCGCGAGATCGAGGAAGCGCCGCCGGCATCCAATGTCATCAATCTCATGGATGCCTTGAAACGCAGTGTCAGAGGTGGCAGCGCCGAGACAACCAAGGCGGAGAAGTCTGAATCTGGCGGCACACGCAAGGCTGCGCGCAAGACCAAATCCACAGGCAAGCCGGCCAAGAAATCCGCGCGCAAGACCTCAGGCCGGCGCAGGGCGGCATAA
- a CDS encoding peptidylprolyl isomerase — MIRIFALLAALVLAAPAQIQPALAQSDPQNTLVLETTKGPVVIRLRADIAPNHAARLKQLARDGFYNNAPFHRVIPGFMAQTGDGDRGDGRGKSKYPNINQEFSQVPFRRGIVGMARASDPNSANSQFFITFGEAPHLNGQYTVVGEVVSGMDNVDKIKKGEPVQDPDRITRAFVQADGKK, encoded by the coding sequence ATGATCCGTATCTTCGCCTTGCTGGCTGCGCTTGTGCTCGCTGCCCCGGCCCAGATCCAACCGGCGCTCGCCCAATCCGATCCGCAGAACACGCTGGTGCTGGAAACCACCAAGGGCCCGGTGGTGATCCGCCTGCGCGCCGATATCGCGCCGAACCACGCCGCACGCCTGAAACAGCTGGCGCGCGACGGTTTCTATAACAACGCGCCGTTCCACCGCGTCATTCCGGGCTTCATGGCGCAGACCGGCGACGGCGATCGCGGCGATGGCCGCGGCAAGTCGAAATATCCGAACATCAATCAGGAATTCTCACAGGTGCCGTTCCGTCGGGGCATCGTCGGCATGGCGAGAGCCAGCGATCCGAACTCGGCCAACAGCCAGTTCTTCATCACCTTCGGCGAGGCGCCGCACCTGAACGGGCAATACACCGTCGTCGGTGAAGTGGTGTCCGGCATGGATAATGTCGACAAGATCAAGAAGGGCGAGCCGGTGCAGGATCCCGATCGCATCACCCGCGCCTTCGTCCAGGCCGACGGCAAGAAATAG
- a CDS encoding single-stranded DNA-binding protein: MAGSVNKVILVGNLGKDPEIRRTQDGRPIANLSIATSDTWRDKATGERKEKTEWHRVVIFNEGLCKVAEQYLKKGAKVYIEGALQTRKWTDKDGVEKYSTEVVLQGFNSTLTMLDGRSGGGGGDRVSDYSGADDFGSPGPTASRRPAMAGGGGRGDMDDEIPF; encoded by the coding sequence ATGGCGGGTTCGGTGAACAAAGTGATCCTGGTAGGAAATCTCGGGAAGGACCCCGAAATCCGCCGGACGCAGGACGGGCGGCCGATTGCCAACCTCTCGATCGCGACGTCCGACACCTGGCGCGACAAGGCGACCGGCGAGCGCAAGGAAAAGACCGAGTGGCATCGCGTGGTGATCTTCAATGAGGGCCTGTGCAAGGTCGCCGAGCAATATCTGAAGAAGGGCGCCAAGGTTTACATCGAGGGTGCGCTGCAGACCCGCAAATGGACCGACAAGGACGGCGTCGAGAAATACTCGACCGAAGTGGTGCTGCAGGGCTTCAACTCGACGCTGACCATGCTGGATGGCCGCAGCGGTGGCGGCGGTGGTGACCGCGTGTCCGATTATTCTGGGGCTGACGATTTCGGCTCGCCCGGACCGACCGCCTCGCGCCGGCCGGCGATGGCTGGCGGCGGCGGTCGCGGCGACATGGACGACGAAATTCCGTTCTAG
- the coaD gene encoding pantetheine-phosphate adenylyltransferase — MPRIALYAGSFDPVTNGHLDVVRQAARLADRLVLAIGVHPGKTPIFTAQERMDMLAECCKPIAREIGCEIGYLTFDDLVVRAAQRESATILIRGLRDGSDFDYEMQMAGMNGAMVPEVQTIFLPASPDVRPITATLVRQIAKMGGEISHFVPASVAARLKAKFSS, encoded by the coding sequence ATGCCGCGCATCGCCCTTTATGCCGGGTCGTTCGACCCTGTCACCAATGGCCATCTGGACGTGGTCCGGCAGGCCGCAAGGCTGGCCGACCGGCTCGTTCTTGCCATCGGCGTCCATCCCGGAAAAACCCCGATTTTTACCGCCCAAGAGCGCATGGACATGCTGGCCGAATGCTGCAAACCGATCGCGCGCGAGATCGGCTGCGAGATCGGCTATCTGACCTTCGACGACCTCGTGGTGCGGGCGGCGCAGCGTGAAAGCGCGACCATCCTGATCCGCGGCCTCCGCGACGGCTCGGACTTCGATTATGAAATGCAGATGGCCGGTATGAATGGGGCCATGGTGCCGGAGGTGCAGACCATCTTCCTGCCGGCATCCCCCGATGTACGCCCGATCACCGCCACACTCGTGCGGCAGATCGCCAAAATGGGCGGCGAGATTTCGCATTTCGTGCCGGCCAGTGTCGCCGCGCGCCTGAAGGCGAAATTTTCCTCTTAA